The following proteins are encoded in a genomic region of Glycine soja cultivar W05 chromosome 17, ASM419377v2, whole genome shotgun sequence:
- the LOC114393192 gene encoding uncharacterized protein LOC114393192, whose amino-acid sequence MNCLVMPLSLIRRRSMGYRPLTKDKECDSPVTVVVGKENRVFLVDPFILQENPFRVLMDTSMRKQLEEDQEDNNKDHHHNNLHQPSKVVFVDVDAILFEHMLWLMHNDCSSLFELNLKEIIDFYAQDI is encoded by the coding sequence ATGAATTGCTTGGTCATGCCATTATCATTGATCCGAAGACGCTCCATGGGGTACAGGCCCCTAACGAAGGACAAAGAATGTGACAGCCCTGTGACCGTGGTGGTCGGAAAAGAGAATAGGGTGTTCCTGGTGGACCCTTTCATATTACAAGAGAACCCTTTTCGGGTTTTGATGGACACGTCCATGAGGAAGCAGCTGGAGGAGGATCAAGAGGACAACAACAAGGATCATCATCATAATAATCTCCATCAACCTAGTAAGGTGGTCTTTGTCGATGTGGATGCCATTTTGTTCGAGCACATGTTGTGGCTCATGCACAATGATTGTTCTTCTTTGTTCGAGCTTAATTTGAAGGAGATTATTGACTTCTACGCTCAGGATATATGA